A single Pan troglodytes isolate AG18354 chromosome 19, NHGRI_mPanTro3-v2.0_pri, whole genome shotgun sequence DNA region contains:
- the P2RX5 gene encoding P2X purinoceptor 5 isoform X2 yields MGQAGCKGLCLSLFDYKTEKYVIAKNKKVGLLYRLLQASILAYLVVWVFLIKKGYQDVDTSLQSAVITKVKGVAFTNTSDLGQRIWDVADYVIPAQGENVFFVVTNLIVTPNQRQNVCAENEGIPDGACSKDSDCHPGEAVTAGNGVKTGRCLRRENLARGTCEIFAWCPLETSSRPEEPLLKEAEDFTIFIKNHIRFPKFNFSKSNVMDVKDRSFLKSCHFGPKNHYCPIFRLGSVIRWAGSDFQDIALEGGVIGINIEWNCDLDKAASECHPHYSFSRLDNKLSKSVSSGYNFRFARYYRDAAGVEFRTLMKAYGIRFDVMVNGKAGKFSIIPTIINVGSGVALMGAGAFFCDLVLIYLIKKREFYRDKKYEEVRGLEDSSQEAEDEASGLGLSEQLTSGPGLLGMPEQQELQEPPEAKRGSSSQKGNGSVCPQLLEPHRLRTPPASPLHQE; encoded by the exons ATGGGGCAGGCGGGCTGCAAGGGGCTCTGCCTGTCGCTGTTCGACTACAAGACCGAGAAGTATGTCATCGCCAAGAACAAGAAGGTGGGCCTGCTGTACCGGCTGCTGCAGGCCTCCATCCTGGCGTACCTGGTCGT ATGGGTGTTCCTGATAAAGAAGGGTTACCAAGACGTCGACACCTCCCTGCAGAGTGCTGTCATCACCAAAGTCAAGGGCGTGGCCTTCACCAACACCTCAGATCTTGGGCAGCGGATCTGGGATGTCGCTGACTATGTCATTCCAGCCCAG GGAGAGAACGTCTTTTTTGTGGTCACCAACCTGATTGTGACCCCCAACCAGCGGCAGAACGTCTGTGCTGAG AATGAAGGCATTCCTGATGGCGCGTGCTCCAAGGACAGCGACTGCCACCCTGGGGAGGCGGTTACAGCTGGAAACG GAGTGAAGACCGGCCGCTGCCTGCGGAGAGAGAACTTGGCCAGGGGCACTTGTGAGATCTTTGCCTGGTGCCCGTTGGAGACAAGCTCCAGGCCGGA GGAGCCATTGCTGAAGGAGGCCGAAGACTTCACCATTTTCATAAAGAACCACATCCGTTTCCCCAAATTCAACTTCTCCAA GAGCAATGTGATGGATGTCAAGGACAGATCTTTCCTGAAATCATGCCACTTTGGCCCCAAGAACCACTACTGCCCCATCTTCCGACTGGGCTCCGTGATCCGCTGGGCTGGGAGCGACTTCCAGGATATAGCCCTGGAG GGTGGTGTGATAGGAATTAATATTGAATGGAACTGTGATCTTGATAAAGCTGCCTCTGAGTGCCACCCTCACTATTCTTTTAGCCGTCTGGACAATAAACTTTCAAAGTCTGTCTCCTCCGGGTACAACTTCAG ATTTGCCAGATATTACCGAGACGCAGCCGGGGTGGAGTTCCGCACCCTGATGAAAGCCTACGGGATCCGCTTTGACGTGATGGTGAACGGCAAG GCAGGGAAGTTCAGCATCATTCCCACCATCATCAACGTGGGCTCTGGGGTGGCGCTCATGGGTGCT GGTGCTTTCTTCTGCGACCTGGTACTCATCTACCTCATCAAAAAGAGAGAGTTTTACCGTGACAAGAAGTACGAAGAAGTGAG GGGCCTAGAAGACAGTTCCCAGGAGGCCGAGGACGAGGCATCGGGGCTGGGGCTATCTGAGCAGCTCACATCTGGGCCGGGGCTGCTGGGGATGCCGGAGCAGCAGGAGCTGCAGGAGCCGCCCGAGGCGAAGCGTGGAAGCAGCAGTCAGAAGGGGAACGGATCTGTGTGCCCACAGCTCCTGGAGCCCCACAG
- the P2RX5 gene encoding P2X purinoceptor 5 isoform X4 produces MGQAGCKGLCLSLFDYKTEKYVIAKNKKVGLLYRLLQASILAYLVVWVFLIKKGYQDVDTSLQSAVITKVKGVAFTNTSDLGQRIWDVADYVIPAQGENVFFVVTNLIVTPNQRQNVCAENEGIPDGACSKDSDCHPGEAVTAGNGVKTGRCLRRENLARGTCEIFAWCPLETSSRPEEPLLKEAEDFTIFIKNHIRFPKFNFSKSNVMDVKDRSFLKSCHFGPKNHYCPIFRLGSVIRWAGSDFQDIALEGGVIGINIEWNCDLDKAASECHPHYSFSRLDNKLSKSVSSGYNFRFARYYRDAAGVEFRTLMKAYGIRFDVMVNGKAGKFSIIPTIINVGSGVALMGAGAFFCDLVLIYLIKKREFYRDKKYEEVRGLEDSSQEAEDEASGLGLSEQLTSGPGLLGMPEQQELQEPPEAKRGSSSQKGNGSVCPQLLEPHR; encoded by the exons ATGGGGCAGGCGGGCTGCAAGGGGCTCTGCCTGTCGCTGTTCGACTACAAGACCGAGAAGTATGTCATCGCCAAGAACAAGAAGGTGGGCCTGCTGTACCGGCTGCTGCAGGCCTCCATCCTGGCGTACCTGGTCGT ATGGGTGTTCCTGATAAAGAAGGGTTACCAAGACGTCGACACCTCCCTGCAGAGTGCTGTCATCACCAAAGTCAAGGGCGTGGCCTTCACCAACACCTCAGATCTTGGGCAGCGGATCTGGGATGTCGCTGACTATGTCATTCCAGCCCAG GGAGAGAACGTCTTTTTTGTGGTCACCAACCTGATTGTGACCCCCAACCAGCGGCAGAACGTCTGTGCTGAG AATGAAGGCATTCCTGATGGCGCGTGCTCCAAGGACAGCGACTGCCACCCTGGGGAGGCGGTTACAGCTGGAAACG GAGTGAAGACCGGCCGCTGCCTGCGGAGAGAGAACTTGGCCAGGGGCACTTGTGAGATCTTTGCCTGGTGCCCGTTGGAGACAAGCTCCAGGCCGGA GGAGCCATTGCTGAAGGAGGCCGAAGACTTCACCATTTTCATAAAGAACCACATCCGTTTCCCCAAATTCAACTTCTCCAA GAGCAATGTGATGGATGTCAAGGACAGATCTTTCCTGAAATCATGCCACTTTGGCCCCAAGAACCACTACTGCCCCATCTTCCGACTGGGCTCCGTGATCCGCTGGGCTGGGAGCGACTTCCAGGATATAGCCCTGGAG GGTGGTGTGATAGGAATTAATATTGAATGGAACTGTGATCTTGATAAAGCTGCCTCTGAGTGCCACCCTCACTATTCTTTTAGCCGTCTGGACAATAAACTTTCAAAGTCTGTCTCCTCCGGGTACAACTTCAG ATTTGCCAGATATTACCGAGACGCAGCCGGGGTGGAGTTCCGCACCCTGATGAAAGCCTACGGGATCCGCTTTGACGTGATGGTGAACGGCAAG GCAGGGAAGTTCAGCATCATTCCCACCATCATCAACGTGGGCTCTGGGGTGGCGCTCATGGGTGCT GGTGCTTTCTTCTGCGACCTGGTACTCATCTACCTCATCAAAAAGAGAGAGTTTTACCGTGACAAGAAGTACGAAGAAGTGAG GGGCCTAGAAGACAGTTCCCAGGAGGCCGAGGACGAGGCATCGGGGCTGGGGCTATCTGAGCAGCTCACATCTGGGCCGGGGCTGCTGGGGATGCCGGAGCAGCAGGAGCTGCAGGAGCCGCCCGAGGCGAAGCGTGGAAGCAGCAGTCAGAAGGGGAACGGATCTGTGTGCCCACAGCTCCTGGAGCCCCACAGGTGA
- the P2RX5 gene encoding P2X purinoceptor 5 isoform X5, producing the protein MSARGPGGPQARLRARHGAGGLQGALPVAVRLQDREVCHRQEQEGGPAVPAAAGLHPGVPGRNEGIPDGACSKDSDCHPGEAVTAGNGVKTGRCLRRENLARGTCEIFAWCPLETSSRPEEPLLKEAEDFTIFIKNHIRFPKFNFSKSNVMDVKDRSFLKSCHFGPKNHYCPIFRLGSVIRWAGSDFQDIALEGGVIGINIEWNCDLDKAASECHPHYSFSRLDNKLSKSVSSGYNFRFARYYRDAAGVEFRTLMKAYGIRFDVMVNGKAGKFSIIPTIINVGSGVALMGAGAFFCDLVLIYLIKKREFYRDKKYEEVRGLEDSSQEAEDEASGLGLSEQLTSGPGLLGMPEQQELQEPPEAKRGSSSQKGNGSVCPQLLEPHRSGHLQNAQVNLEQLQTVEM; encoded by the exons ATGAGCGCACGTGGGCCGGGCGGTCCGCAAGCCCGGCTGAGAGCGCGCCATGGGGCAGGCGGGCTGCAAGGGGCTCTGCCTGTCGCTGTTCGACTACAAGACCGAGAAGTATGTCATCGCCAAGAACAAGAAGGTGGGCCTGCTGTACCGGCTGCTGCAGGCCTCCATCCTGGCGTACCTGGTCGT AATGAAGGCATTCCTGATGGCGCGTGCTCCAAGGACAGCGACTGCCACCCTGGGGAGGCGGTTACAGCTGGAAACG GAGTGAAGACCGGCCGCTGCCTGCGGAGAGAGAACTTGGCCAGGGGCACTTGTGAGATCTTTGCCTGGTGCCCGTTGGAGACAAGCTCCAGGCCGGA GGAGCCATTGCTGAAGGAGGCCGAAGACTTCACCATTTTCATAAAGAACCACATCCGTTTCCCCAAATTCAACTTCTCCAA GAGCAATGTGATGGATGTCAAGGACAGATCTTTCCTGAAATCATGCCACTTTGGCCCCAAGAACCACTACTGCCCCATCTTCCGACTGGGCTCCGTGATCCGCTGGGCTGGGAGCGACTTCCAGGATATAGCCCTGGAG GGTGGTGTGATAGGAATTAATATTGAATGGAACTGTGATCTTGATAAAGCTGCCTCTGAGTGCCACCCTCACTATTCTTTTAGCCGTCTGGACAATAAACTTTCAAAGTCTGTCTCCTCCGGGTACAACTTCAG ATTTGCCAGATATTACCGAGACGCAGCCGGGGTGGAGTTCCGCACCCTGATGAAAGCCTACGGGATCCGCTTTGACGTGATGGTGAACGGCAAG GCAGGGAAGTTCAGCATCATTCCCACCATCATCAACGTGGGCTCTGGGGTGGCGCTCATGGGTGCT GGTGCTTTCTTCTGCGACCTGGTACTCATCTACCTCATCAAAAAGAGAGAGTTTTACCGTGACAAGAAGTACGAAGAAGTGAG GGGCCTAGAAGACAGTTCCCAGGAGGCCGAGGACGAGGCATCGGGGCTGGGGCTATCTGAGCAGCTCACATCTGGGCCGGGGCTGCTGGGGATGCCGGAGCAGCAGGAGCTGCAGGAGCCGCCCGAGGCGAAGCGTGGAAGCAGCAGTCAGAAGGGGAACGGATCTGTGTGCCCACAGCTCCTGGAGCCCCACAG GTCTGGCCATTTGCAGAATGCACAGGTGAATTTGGAGCAGCTGCAGACAGTGGAGATGTAG
- the P2RX5 gene encoding P2X purinoceptor 5 isoform X3, whose product MGQAGCKGLCLSLFDYKTEKYVIAKNKKVGLLYRLLQASILAYLVVWVFLIKKGYQDVDTSLQSAVITKVKGVAFTNTSDLGQRIWDVADYVIPAQGENVFFVVTNLIVTPNQRQNVCAENEGIPDGACSKDSDCHPGEAVTAGNGVKTGRCLRRENLARGTCEIFAWCPLETSSRPEEPLLKEAEDFTIFIKNHIRFPKFNFSKSNVMDVKDRSFLKSCHFGPKNHYCPIFRLGSVIRWAGSDFQDIALEGGVIGINIEWNCDLDKAASECHPHYSFSRLDNKLSKSVSSGYNFRFARYYRDAAGVEFRTLMKAYGIRFDVMVNGKAGKFSIIPTIINVGSGVALMGAGAFFCDLVLIYLIKKREFYRDKKYEEVRGLEDSSQEAEDEASGLGLSEQLTSGPGLLGMPEQQELQEPPEAKRGSSSQKGNGSVCPQLLEPHRST is encoded by the exons ATGGGGCAGGCGGGCTGCAAGGGGCTCTGCCTGTCGCTGTTCGACTACAAGACCGAGAAGTATGTCATCGCCAAGAACAAGAAGGTGGGCCTGCTGTACCGGCTGCTGCAGGCCTCCATCCTGGCGTACCTGGTCGT ATGGGTGTTCCTGATAAAGAAGGGTTACCAAGACGTCGACACCTCCCTGCAGAGTGCTGTCATCACCAAAGTCAAGGGCGTGGCCTTCACCAACACCTCAGATCTTGGGCAGCGGATCTGGGATGTCGCTGACTATGTCATTCCAGCCCAG GGAGAGAACGTCTTTTTTGTGGTCACCAACCTGATTGTGACCCCCAACCAGCGGCAGAACGTCTGTGCTGAG AATGAAGGCATTCCTGATGGCGCGTGCTCCAAGGACAGCGACTGCCACCCTGGGGAGGCGGTTACAGCTGGAAACG GAGTGAAGACCGGCCGCTGCCTGCGGAGAGAGAACTTGGCCAGGGGCACTTGTGAGATCTTTGCCTGGTGCCCGTTGGAGACAAGCTCCAGGCCGGA GGAGCCATTGCTGAAGGAGGCCGAAGACTTCACCATTTTCATAAAGAACCACATCCGTTTCCCCAAATTCAACTTCTCCAA GAGCAATGTGATGGATGTCAAGGACAGATCTTTCCTGAAATCATGCCACTTTGGCCCCAAGAACCACTACTGCCCCATCTTCCGACTGGGCTCCGTGATCCGCTGGGCTGGGAGCGACTTCCAGGATATAGCCCTGGAG GGTGGTGTGATAGGAATTAATATTGAATGGAACTGTGATCTTGATAAAGCTGCCTCTGAGTGCCACCCTCACTATTCTTTTAGCCGTCTGGACAATAAACTTTCAAAGTCTGTCTCCTCCGGGTACAACTTCAG ATTTGCCAGATATTACCGAGACGCAGCCGGGGTGGAGTTCCGCACCCTGATGAAAGCCTACGGGATCCGCTTTGACGTGATGGTGAACGGCAAG GCAGGGAAGTTCAGCATCATTCCCACCATCATCAACGTGGGCTCTGGGGTGGCGCTCATGGGTGCT GGTGCTTTCTTCTGCGACCTGGTACTCATCTACCTCATCAAAAAGAGAGAGTTTTACCGTGACAAGAAGTACGAAGAAGTGAG GGGCCTAGAAGACAGTTCCCAGGAGGCCGAGGACGAGGCATCGGGGCTGGGGCTATCTGAGCAGCTCACATCTGGGCCGGGGCTGCTGGGGATGCCGGAGCAGCAGGAGCTGCAGGAGCCGCCCGAGGCGAAGCGTGGAAGCAGCAGTCAGAAGGGGAACGGATCTGTGTGCCCACAGCTCCTGGAGCCCCACAG
- the P2RX5 gene encoding P2X purinoceptor 5 isoform X6, with product MGQAGCKGLCLSLFDYKTEKYVIAKNKKVGLLYRLLQASILAYLVVWVFLIKKGYQDVDTSLQSAVITKVKGVAFTNTSDLGQRIWDVADYVIPAQGENVFFVVTNLIVTPNQRQNVCAENEGIPDGACSKDSDCHPGEAVTAGNGVKTGRCLRRENLARGTCEIFAWCPLETSSRPEEPLLKEAEDFTIFIKNHIRFPKFNFSKFARYYRDAAGVEFRTLMKAYGIRFDVMVNGKAGKFSIIPTIINVGSGVALMGAGAFFCDLVLIYLIKKREFYRDKKYEEVRGLEDSSQEAEDEASGLGLSEQLTSGPGLLGMPEQQELQEPPEAKRGSSSQKGNGSVCPQLLEPHRSGHLQNAQVNLEQLQTVEM from the exons ATGGGGCAGGCGGGCTGCAAGGGGCTCTGCCTGTCGCTGTTCGACTACAAGACCGAGAAGTATGTCATCGCCAAGAACAAGAAGGTGGGCCTGCTGTACCGGCTGCTGCAGGCCTCCATCCTGGCGTACCTGGTCGT ATGGGTGTTCCTGATAAAGAAGGGTTACCAAGACGTCGACACCTCCCTGCAGAGTGCTGTCATCACCAAAGTCAAGGGCGTGGCCTTCACCAACACCTCAGATCTTGGGCAGCGGATCTGGGATGTCGCTGACTATGTCATTCCAGCCCAG GGAGAGAACGTCTTTTTTGTGGTCACCAACCTGATTGTGACCCCCAACCAGCGGCAGAACGTCTGTGCTGAG AATGAAGGCATTCCTGATGGCGCGTGCTCCAAGGACAGCGACTGCCACCCTGGGGAGGCGGTTACAGCTGGAAACG GAGTGAAGACCGGCCGCTGCCTGCGGAGAGAGAACTTGGCCAGGGGCACTTGTGAGATCTTTGCCTGGTGCCCGTTGGAGACAAGCTCCAGGCCGGA GGAGCCATTGCTGAAGGAGGCCGAAGACTTCACCATTTTCATAAAGAACCACATCCGTTTCCCCAAATTCAACTTCTCCAA ATTTGCCAGATATTACCGAGACGCAGCCGGGGTGGAGTTCCGCACCCTGATGAAAGCCTACGGGATCCGCTTTGACGTGATGGTGAACGGCAAG GCAGGGAAGTTCAGCATCATTCCCACCATCATCAACGTGGGCTCTGGGGTGGCGCTCATGGGTGCT GGTGCTTTCTTCTGCGACCTGGTACTCATCTACCTCATCAAAAAGAGAGAGTTTTACCGTGACAAGAAGTACGAAGAAGTGAG GGGCCTAGAAGACAGTTCCCAGGAGGCCGAGGACGAGGCATCGGGGCTGGGGCTATCTGAGCAGCTCACATCTGGGCCGGGGCTGCTGGGGATGCCGGAGCAGCAGGAGCTGCAGGAGCCGCCCGAGGCGAAGCGTGGAAGCAGCAGTCAGAAGGGGAACGGATCTGTGTGCCCACAGCTCCTGGAGCCCCACAG GTCTGGCCATTTGCAGAATGCACAGGTGAATTTGGAGCAGCTGCAGACAGTGGAGATGTAG
- the P2RX5 gene encoding P2X purinoceptor 5 isoform X1 — protein MGQAGCKGLCLSLFDYKTEKYVIAKNKKVGLLYRLLQASILAYLVVWVFLIKKGYQDVDTSLQSAVITKVKGVAFTNTSDLGQRIWDVADYVIPAQGENVFFVVTNLIVTPNQRQNVCAENEGIPDGACSKDSDCHPGEAVTAGNGVKTGRCLRRENLARGTCEIFAWCPLETSSRPEEPLLKEAEDFTIFIKNHIRFPKFNFSKSNVMDVKDRSFLKSCHFGPKNHYCPIFRLGSVIRWAGSDFQDIALEGGVIGINIEWNCDLDKAASECHPHYSFSRLDNKLSKSVSSGYNFRFARYYRDAAGVEFRTLMKAYGIRFDVMVNGKAGKFSIIPTIINVGSGVALMGAGAFFCDLVLIYLIKKREFYRDKKYEEVRGLEDSSQEAEDEASGLGLSEQLTSGPGLLGMPEQQELQEPPEAKRGSSSQKGNGSVCPQLLEPHRSGHLQNAQVNLEQLQTVEM, from the exons ATGGGGCAGGCGGGCTGCAAGGGGCTCTGCCTGTCGCTGTTCGACTACAAGACCGAGAAGTATGTCATCGCCAAGAACAAGAAGGTGGGCCTGCTGTACCGGCTGCTGCAGGCCTCCATCCTGGCGTACCTGGTCGT ATGGGTGTTCCTGATAAAGAAGGGTTACCAAGACGTCGACACCTCCCTGCAGAGTGCTGTCATCACCAAAGTCAAGGGCGTGGCCTTCACCAACACCTCAGATCTTGGGCAGCGGATCTGGGATGTCGCTGACTATGTCATTCCAGCCCAG GGAGAGAACGTCTTTTTTGTGGTCACCAACCTGATTGTGACCCCCAACCAGCGGCAGAACGTCTGTGCTGAG AATGAAGGCATTCCTGATGGCGCGTGCTCCAAGGACAGCGACTGCCACCCTGGGGAGGCGGTTACAGCTGGAAACG GAGTGAAGACCGGCCGCTGCCTGCGGAGAGAGAACTTGGCCAGGGGCACTTGTGAGATCTTTGCCTGGTGCCCGTTGGAGACAAGCTCCAGGCCGGA GGAGCCATTGCTGAAGGAGGCCGAAGACTTCACCATTTTCATAAAGAACCACATCCGTTTCCCCAAATTCAACTTCTCCAA GAGCAATGTGATGGATGTCAAGGACAGATCTTTCCTGAAATCATGCCACTTTGGCCCCAAGAACCACTACTGCCCCATCTTCCGACTGGGCTCCGTGATCCGCTGGGCTGGGAGCGACTTCCAGGATATAGCCCTGGAG GGTGGTGTGATAGGAATTAATATTGAATGGAACTGTGATCTTGATAAAGCTGCCTCTGAGTGCCACCCTCACTATTCTTTTAGCCGTCTGGACAATAAACTTTCAAAGTCTGTCTCCTCCGGGTACAACTTCAG ATTTGCCAGATATTACCGAGACGCAGCCGGGGTGGAGTTCCGCACCCTGATGAAAGCCTACGGGATCCGCTTTGACGTGATGGTGAACGGCAAG GCAGGGAAGTTCAGCATCATTCCCACCATCATCAACGTGGGCTCTGGGGTGGCGCTCATGGGTGCT GGTGCTTTCTTCTGCGACCTGGTACTCATCTACCTCATCAAAAAGAGAGAGTTTTACCGTGACAAGAAGTACGAAGAAGTGAG GGGCCTAGAAGACAGTTCCCAGGAGGCCGAGGACGAGGCATCGGGGCTGGGGCTATCTGAGCAGCTCACATCTGGGCCGGGGCTGCTGGGGATGCCGGAGCAGCAGGAGCTGCAGGAGCCGCCCGAGGCGAAGCGTGGAAGCAGCAGTCAGAAGGGGAACGGATCTGTGTGCCCACAGCTCCTGGAGCCCCACAG GTCTGGCCATTTGCAGAATGCACAGGTGAATTTGGAGCAGCTGCAGACAGTGGAGATGTAG